The Pan troglodytes isolate AG18354 chromosome 1, NHGRI_mPanTro3-v2.0_pri, whole genome shotgun sequence genome includes a region encoding these proteins:
- the LOC134806928 gene encoding LOW QUALITY PROTEIN: putative uncharacterized protein FLJ44672 (The sequence of the model RefSeq protein was modified relative to this genomic sequence to represent the inferred CDS: deleted 1 base in 1 codon), giving the protein MCLHLLAHLLPPGSFSRPRTFSSQPLQTKLMTHNGLFRPIPYVTAVSADEATASQQPPQAQLHRYNGLFRPSSCLPAFSPGPELSQVDLTRPSSCFLAASPGPAPASWGPLQAQPLPPVGLYSPNICLTADSSGPASASLWTPQAKLPIFHQLLHTQLLPPSGLFRPSSCFTRAFPGPTFVSWQPSLARFLPVSQQPRQAQALPHTGLSTSSLCLTVAFPGPTPVPGRHLRAPNLLKSDSLVPTAASWWPMKAQNLLKLTSPGPAPASCQRLQAQPLPHGGFSRPTSSSWLGLQAQLLPHNSLFWPSSCPAHGGQCRPKTSSSQTLQAHLLLPGGMNRASFDLRTASAGPALASQGLFQAQLLPHGSCPRPNFCLPASSLNRHSSSLTVAHLGPTHDCRAISRPSACLVADS; this is encoded by the exons atgtgcttacatcttttggcccacctcctacctcccggcagcttctccaggcccagaactttctccagtcagcctctacagaccaagctcatgactcacaatggcctatttaggcccataccctacgtcacggcagtctccgcagatgaggctactgcctcacaacagcctccacaggcacagctccatcgttacaatggcctctttagacccagctcctgcctcccagccttctctccaggccctgaacTTTCTCAAGTCGacctcaccaggcccagctcatgcttcttggcagcctctccaggcccagctcctgcatcTTGGGGGcccctccaggcccagcctctgcctcccgtcgGCCTCTATAGTCCCAACATCTGCCTCACAGCAGATTCTTCAGGCCCAGCATCTGCCTCACTGTGGACCCCCCAAGCCAAGCTCCCAATCTTTCATCAGCTTCTACACACCCAACTCCTGCCACCCAGTGGCCTCTTTAGGCCAAGCTCATGCTTCACAAGGGCCTTTCCAGGCCCAACTTTTGTCTCATGGCAACCTTCCCTGGCCAGATTCCTGCCTGTCTCCCAGCAGCCTAGACAGGCCCAGGCCTTGCCTCACACTGGCCTCTCTACATCCAGCTTATGCCTCACGGTGGCCTTTCCAGGCCCAACTCCTGTCCCAGGACGTCATCTCCGGGCCCCAAACTTACTCAAGTCAGACTCTCTAGTCCCAACTGCTGCCTCCTGGTGGCCTATGaaggcccaaaatctcctcaagttgacctctccaggcccagctcctgcctcctgtCAGCGTCTACAGgcccaacctctgcctcatgggggcttctccaggcccacctcttcctcttggctgggtctacaggcacaactgctgcctcacaacagcctttTTTGGCCCAGTTCCTGTCCAGCTCATGGCGGCCAATGTAGGCCCAAAACTTCCTCAAGTCAAACTCTCCAGGCCCACCTTCTGCTTCCCGGTGGCATGAACAGGGCCAGCTTTGACTTGAgaacagcctctgcaggccctgctcttgcctcccaggggctt ttccaggcccagctcttgcctCATGGCAGCTGCCCCAGGCCGAatttctgcctgcctgccagcAGCCTCAACAGGCACAGCTCCTCCCTCACAGTGGCCCATTTAGGCCCAACTCATGACTGTCGGGCCATTTCCAGGCCTAGTGCCTGCCTCGTGGCTGACTCTTGA